The following are from one region of the Mesorhizobium sp. B4-1-4 genome:
- a CDS encoding ABC transporter ATP-binding protein, with protein sequence MSKLLIEGVSRTFAGVRGGQPVKALMPIDLAVAANDFITILGPSGCGKSTLLRIVAGLEAPSEGRVLLDGKAVTRPGPDRGMVFQSYTLFPWLTVAENIAFGLRERGMAEKERDGVVASYVDLVGLKGFENHWPKQLSGGMQQRTAIARALANDPEILLLDEPFGALDNQTRGLMQELLLGIWERRKKTVLFVTHDIEEAIFMASRVIVMTARPGRIKSDVAIDLPHPRHYTLKTSPEFSALKARLTEDIRAEAMRTAQVKPAEA encoded by the coding sequence GTGAGCAAACTTCTCATCGAGGGAGTCTCGCGTACCTTTGCCGGCGTGCGCGGCGGACAGCCGGTCAAGGCATTGATGCCGATCGACCTGGCGGTCGCCGCCAATGACTTCATCACCATTCTGGGGCCGTCAGGCTGCGGAAAGTCGACGCTGCTCAGAATCGTCGCCGGCCTGGAGGCGCCGAGCGAAGGCCGCGTGCTGCTCGACGGCAAGGCGGTGACGCGCCCGGGACCGGACCGCGGCATGGTCTTCCAGTCCTACACGCTGTTCCCATGGCTGACGGTCGCTGAAAACATCGCCTTCGGCCTGCGCGAACGCGGCATGGCTGAAAAGGAGCGGGACGGGGTCGTCGCGTCCTATGTCGATCTCGTCGGGCTGAAGGGGTTCGAAAACCATTGGCCAAAGCAGCTTTCGGGTGGCATGCAGCAGCGCACGGCGATTGCCCGCGCGCTGGCCAACGATCCCGAGATCCTGTTGTTGGATGAGCCGTTCGGCGCCCTCGACAACCAGACGCGCGGGCTGATGCAGGAGCTTCTGCTCGGCATCTGGGAGCGGCGCAAGAAGACGGTGCTATTCGTCACCCACGACATCGAGGAGGCGATCTTCATGGCCTCGCGCGTGATCGTGATGACGGCGCGGCCCGGCCGCATCAAATCGGACGTCGCCATCGACCTGCCGCATCCGCGCCATTACACGCTGAAGACCAGCCCGGAATTCTCGGCGTTGAAGGCGCGGCTGACCGAGGACATACGCGCCGAGGCGATGCGGACAGCACAGGTGAAACCAGCCGAGGCTTGA
- a CDS encoding methylenetetrahydrofolate reductase codes for MSDRQRDENPDGIHLPLDPLPGHSSRGRLERVLRRGEFAVTTELNPPDSADPEDVYNRARIFDGWVDAINAVDASGANCHMSSVGICALLTRMGYAPIMQIACRDKNRIAIQGDVLGGAAMGVANMLCLTGDGVQAGDQPGAKPVFDLDSMSLLETVRIMRDNGKFLSGRKLTTPPQIFLGAAVNPFAPPFDFRPIHLGKKIAAGAQFVQTQYCFDVPMFKTFMQKARDLGHTEKVFILCGVGPLASAKTAKWIRSNVPGIHIPDTVIKRLEGAQDQKKEGKQLCIDIINEVKEISGVSGVHVMAYRQEEYVAEIVDESGVLKGRQPWKREIRRDDQMVADRLDRILHEDITETQVDMVKTAH; via the coding sequence ATGAGCGACCGTCAGCGCGACGAGAACCCGGACGGCATTCACCTGCCGCTCGATCCCCTGCCCGGCCACTCTTCACGCGGCCGGCTGGAGCGCGTGCTGCGGCGCGGCGAATTCGCGGTGACGACCGAGCTCAATCCGCCGGACAGCGCCGATCCCGAGGATGTCTACAACAGAGCCAGGATCTTCGATGGCTGGGTCGACGCCATCAACGCCGTCGATGCCTCGGGCGCCAACTGCCACATGTCCTCGGTCGGCATCTGCGCGCTTCTGACCCGCATGGGCTATGCCCCGATCATGCAGATCGCCTGCCGCGACAAGAACCGCATCGCCATTCAGGGCGACGTGCTGGGCGGTGCCGCCATGGGTGTCGCCAACATGCTGTGCCTGACCGGCGATGGCGTGCAGGCCGGCGACCAGCCCGGGGCCAAGCCGGTGTTCGACCTCGATTCCATGTCGCTGCTCGAAACCGTCCGCATCATGCGCGACAACGGCAAGTTCCTGTCCGGCCGCAAGCTTACGACGCCGCCGCAGATCTTCCTCGGCGCGGCCGTCAACCCGTTCGCGCCGCCCTTCGACTTCCGCCCGATCCATCTCGGCAAGAAGATTGCCGCCGGCGCGCAGTTCGTGCAGACGCAGTATTGCTTCGACGTGCCGATGTTCAAGACGTTCATGCAGAAGGCGCGCGATCTCGGCCACACCGAGAAGGTGTTCATCCTGTGCGGTGTCGGCCCGCTCGCCTCGGCCAAGACGGCCAAATGGATCCGCTCCAATGTGCCGGGCATCCACATTCCGGATACCGTCATCAAGCGGCTCGAGGGCGCCCAGGACCAGAAGAAGGAAGGCAAGCAGCTCTGCATCGACATCATCAACGAGGTGAAGGAAATATCAGGCGTCTCGGGTGTCCATGTGATGGCCTACCGCCAGGAGGAATATGTCGCCGAGATCGTCGATGAATCGGGCGTGCTCAAGGGCCGCCAGCCATGGAAGCGTGAGATTCGTCGCGACGATCAGATGGTCGCCGACCGGCTCGACCGCATCTTGCATGAGGACATTACCGAAACCCAGGTGGACATGGTGAAGACCGCGCATTGA
- a CDS encoding LysR substrate-binding domain-containing protein, producing MNAPLNHPLPLLDLDVLRTFVAIAETGSFTTAANAVFRTPSAVSMQIKKLEDILGRSVFARDARSVTLTTDGEMLLGYARRLLSINREVVSKFIIPDIVGVVRLGSPDDYGERVLPHVLKRFAQSHPSIAVDVTIDQSSNLRRRMDDRALDITLLTNSYKTSALGAEVLLTEPIVWAGAKGGCAHLREPLPVSLWEEGCAWRAGALDALGREGRNYRIAYMSAHTAGQRAAIMSDLAVAPLPKSFLGNDMVELCPKDGMPDIGTYNLAMVVAPDASAPVKAVADHIRATFEVFRETGKF from the coding sequence ATGAACGCCCCACTCAATCATCCGCTGCCGCTGCTCGATCTTGACGTTTTGCGCACTTTCGTGGCGATTGCCGAGACCGGCAGCTTCACCACTGCCGCCAATGCCGTCTTTCGCACGCCGTCGGCGGTGTCGATGCAGATCAAGAAGCTGGAGGATATTCTTGGCCGCTCGGTGTTCGCCCGCGATGCCCGCTCGGTGACCCTGACGACGGATGGCGAAATGCTGCTCGGCTATGCCCGGCGGCTGCTGTCGATCAACCGCGAGGTGGTCTCGAAGTTCATCATTCCCGACATTGTCGGCGTGGTCCGGCTCGGCTCGCCGGATGACTATGGCGAGCGCGTGCTGCCGCATGTGCTGAAGCGTTTCGCGCAATCGCATCCCTCGATCGCCGTCGACGTCACCATCGACCAGAGCAGCAATCTGCGCCGCCGCATGGACGACCGCGCGCTCGACATCACGCTTCTGACCAACTCCTACAAGACCAGCGCGCTCGGCGCCGAGGTGCTTTTGACCGAGCCGATCGTGTGGGCCGGCGCCAAGGGTGGCTGCGCGCATCTGCGCGAACCGCTGCCGGTGTCGCTGTGGGAAGAAGGCTGCGCCTGGCGCGCCGGTGCGCTTGATGCGCTGGGACGCGAGGGCCGCAACTACCGCATAGCGTATATGAGCGCCCATACGGCCGGCCAGCGTGCCGCCATCATGTCCGATCTCGCCGTGGCGCCGCTGCCGAAGTCGTTCCTTGGCAACGATATGGTCGAGCTCTGCCCGAAGGACGGCATGCCCGACATCGGCACCTATAATCTGGCCATGGTGGTGGCACCGGACGCCAGCGCACCGGTCAAGGCCGTCGCCGACCACATCCGCGCGACCTTCGAAGTATTCCGGGAAACCGGAAAATTCTGA
- a CDS encoding ASKHA domain-containing protein encodes MAAAAVAAVKPAWQGDKRAIVNSPANITDPLVLFMPSGKRGRFPVGTPVLDAARQLGVYVESVCGGRATCGRCQVEVQEGNFAKHKIVSSNDHISAKGPKEERYERVRGLPERRRLSCSAQILGDLVIDVPQDTVINAQTIRKDADTRVIARDTAIRMCYVEIEEPDMHKPLGDLDRLKIALMKDWGLKNLEFDFYLLPQVQGILRKGNWTATAAIHKDADSDIARVIALWPGLKNEAYGLACDIGSTTIAMHLVSLLSGRVAASSGTSNPQIRFGEDLMSRVSYVMMNPDGREGMTVAVREAISSLVDKVCAEGNVQRNDILDSVFVGNPIMHHLFLGIDPTELGGAPFALAVSGAVRIKASDIGLKLNQGARLYMLPCIAGHVGADAAAVTLSEGPHRQDEMMLIVDVGTNAEIVLGNRARVVAASSPTGPAFEGAEISGGQRAAPGAIERVRIDPETLEPKYRVIGSELWSDEPGFLDSVQATGVTGICGSGIIEIVAEMYLAGIISEDGVVDGSLAARSPRVVANGRTFSYVLKEGEPKITITQTDVRAIQLAKAALYAGTKLLMEKQHTEHVDRIHFAGAFGSFIDPKYAMVLGLIPDCDLDKVSAVGNAAGAGARMALLNRGYRREIEETVSQIEKIETALEPKFQEHFVYAMALPNKVDPFPKLSAAVKLPPRKTVSEDGVAGDATPRRRSREGHAARRGRE; translated from the coding sequence ATGGCGGCCGCCGCCGTGGCGGCCGTGAAGCCCGCATGGCAAGGGGATAAGCGCGCAATCGTGAATTCACCTGCAAACATTACCGATCCGCTCGTGCTGTTCATGCCGTCCGGCAAGCGCGGGCGGTTTCCTGTCGGCACGCCGGTGCTCGATGCAGCGCGCCAGCTTGGCGTCTATGTCGAGAGCGTGTGCGGCGGACGCGCCACCTGTGGGCGGTGCCAGGTCGAGGTGCAGGAAGGCAATTTCGCCAAGCACAAGATCGTCTCCTCTAACGACCACATTTCGGCCAAGGGCCCCAAGGAAGAGCGCTATGAGCGCGTGCGCGGCCTGCCTGAACGGCGCCGCCTCTCCTGCTCGGCACAAATCCTCGGCGACCTCGTCATCGACGTGCCGCAGGATACCGTCATCAACGCGCAGACCATCCGCAAGGATGCCGACACCAGGGTGATCGCCCGCGATACGGCCATCCGCATGTGCTATGTCGAGATCGAAGAACCCGACATGCACAAGCCGCTCGGCGATCTCGACCGGCTCAAGATCGCGCTGATGAAGGACTGGGGTCTCAAGAACCTCGAATTCGACTTCTATTTGCTGCCGCAGGTGCAGGGCATATTGCGCAAGGGCAACTGGACCGCCACCGCCGCCATCCACAAGGATGCCGACAGCGACATAGCGCGTGTCATCGCCCTGTGGCCAGGCCTCAAGAACGAGGCCTATGGGCTCGCCTGCGACATCGGCTCGACCACCATCGCCATGCATCTGGTGTCGCTGCTATCGGGTCGCGTCGCCGCTTCGTCGGGCACGTCGAACCCGCAGATCCGCTTCGGCGAGGATCTGATGAGCCGCGTCTCCTATGTGATGATGAACCCGGACGGCCGCGAAGGCATGACGGTCGCGGTGCGCGAGGCGATCTCCAGCCTCGTCGACAAGGTCTGCGCGGAAGGCAACGTCCAGCGCAACGACATCCTGGATTCCGTCTTCGTCGGCAATCCGATCATGCATCATTTGTTCCTCGGCATCGATCCGACCGAACTCGGCGGCGCCCCCTTCGCGCTTGCCGTCTCGGGCGCCGTGCGCATCAAGGCATCCGACATCGGCCTCAAGCTCAACCAGGGCGCGCGGCTCTACATGCTGCCTTGTATCGCTGGCCATGTCGGTGCCGACGCGGCTGCCGTCACGCTGTCGGAAGGTCCGCATCGCCAGGACGAGATGATGCTGATCGTCGACGTCGGCACCAACGCCGAGATCGTGCTCGGCAACCGTGCGCGGGTCGTGGCGGCCTCTTCCCCGACCGGCCCGGCCTTCGAGGGCGCCGAAATCTCCGGCGGCCAGCGTGCGGCCCCCGGCGCCATCGAGCGCGTGCGCATCGATCCCGAAACGCTGGAGCCGAAATATCGCGTCATCGGCTCGGAACTGTGGTCCGACGAACCGGGCTTCCTCGACAGCGTGCAGGCGACCGGCGTCACCGGCATCTGCGGCTCCGGCATCATCGAGATCGTGGCGGAAATGTATCTCGCCGGTATCATTTCGGAAGATGGCGTCGTCGACGGCTCGCTCGCCGCGCGCTCGCCGCGTGTCGTCGCCAACGGCCGCACTTTCTCCTATGTGCTGAAGGAAGGCGAGCCGAAGATCACCATCACCCAGACCGACGTGCGCGCCATCCAGCTCGCCAAGGCGGCGCTCTATGCCGGCACCAAGCTGCTGATGGAAAAGCAGCACACCGAGCATGTCGACCGCATCCACTTCGCCGGCGCCTTCGGCTCGTTCATCGATCCGAAATACGCCATGGTGCTGGGCCTGATCCCCGATTGCGACCTGGACAAGGTCTCGGCCGTCGGCAACGCCGCCGGCGCCGGTGCGCGGATGGCGCTGCTCAATCGCGGCTATCGCCGTGAGATCGAGGAGACGGTGAGCCAGATCGAAAAGATCGAGACCGCGCTGGAACCAAAATTCCAGGAGCATTTCGTCTATGCCATGGCACTGCCGAACAAGGTCGATCCGTTCCCGAAACTGTCGGCGGCGGTGAAACTGCCGCCACGCAAGACGGTGAGCGAGGACGGTGTGGCAGGCGATGCCACCCCGCGCCGGCGCTCACGCGAAGGCCACGCGGCGCGGCGGGGCCGCGAGTAG
- a CDS encoding methyltetrahydrofolate cobalamin methyltransferase has protein sequence MTRTIVASATREIIIGFDQPFCVIGERINPTGRKKLAAEMVAGNFETVIKDALEQAACGATMLDVNAGVTAVDPNATEPALLVKTLEIVQGLVDLPLSIDSSVTAAIEAALKVAKGRPLVNSVTGEEEKLEAILPLIKKYNVPVVAISNDETGISMDPDVRFAVAKKIVQRCADFGIPAHDVVVDPLVMPIGALGDAGRQVFALLRRLREELKVNTTCGLSNISFGLPHRHGINAAFIPMVIGAGMTSAIMNPVRPQEMEAVRGANVLNGTDENCTNWIRTYKDYKPSEGGQAVAAPTAVNAPGEGGGNGGRRRGGREARMARG, from the coding sequence ATGACCCGGACCATCGTTGCCTCGGCGACACGAGAAATCATCATCGGCTTCGACCAGCCCTTCTGCGTGATTGGCGAGCGCATCAACCCGACCGGCCGCAAAAAGCTCGCCGCCGAGATGGTGGCCGGCAATTTCGAGACCGTCATCAAGGACGCGCTGGAACAGGCAGCCTGCGGCGCCACCATGCTCGACGTCAATGCCGGCGTCACCGCCGTCGACCCGAACGCGACCGAGCCGGCACTGTTGGTGAAGACACTGGAGATCGTTCAGGGATTGGTTGACCTGCCGCTGTCGATCGACTCGTCGGTGACCGCCGCGATCGAGGCCGCGCTAAAGGTCGCCAAGGGCCGCCCGCTGGTCAACTCCGTCACCGGCGAGGAAGAGAAGCTCGAAGCCATCCTGCCGCTGATCAAGAAGTACAATGTTCCGGTCGTCGCCATCTCCAATGACGAGACCGGCATTTCGATGGATCCGGACGTGCGCTTCGCCGTCGCCAAGAAGATCGTGCAGCGCTGCGCCGATTTCGGCATTCCGGCGCACGATGTCGTCGTCGATCCGCTGGTCATGCCGATCGGCGCGCTGGGCGATGCCGGCCGCCAGGTGTTTGCCCTGCTGCGCCGCCTGCGCGAAGAGCTCAAGGTCAACACCACTTGCGGCCTGTCCAACATCTCCTTCGGCCTGCCGCACCGTCACGGCATCAACGCCGCCTTCATCCCGATGGTGATCGGCGCCGGCATGACCTCGGCTATCATGAACCCGGTGCGTCCGCAGGAAATGGAAGCCGTGCGCGGCGCCAATGTGCTCAACGGCACCGACGAGAACTGCACCAACTGGATCAGGACCTACAAGGACTACAAGCCGTCCGAAGGCGGCCAGGCCGTTGCCGCTCCGACCGCTGTCAACGCGCCGGGCGAAGGCGGCGGCAATGGCGGCCGCCGCCGTGGCGGCCGTGAAGCCCGCATGGCAAGGGGATAA
- a CDS encoding methylenetetrahydrofolate reductase C-terminal domain-containing protein, producing MSDTTPVKDGQRVVQPVTQATLVKKAAPKSDYKPADVSPQRRVQRSFAVRLWSIRHSRLLEWFYARFADTFLLLHPLWKGIGYGRVEAPVKFVEKRVKGFMFDCRMCGQCILSSTGMSCPMNCPKQLRNGPCGGVRANGNCEVEPDMPCVWVKAWEGSQNMVNNDKILTVQKPVDQSLRETSAWLRVTAQAAAAREAADSAKSGAAA from the coding sequence ATGTCTGACACGACTCCTGTCAAAGATGGCCAAAGGGTTGTCCAGCCGGTTACCCAGGCCACATTGGTCAAGAAGGCAGCGCCGAAATCCGACTACAAGCCGGCCGACGTGTCGCCGCAGCGGCGCGTACAGCGTTCCTTTGCGGTGAGATTGTGGTCTATTCGGCACTCGCGATTGCTCGAATGGTTCTATGCCCGCTTCGCAGACACCTTCCTGCTGCTGCATCCCTTGTGGAAAGGGATCGGCTATGGCCGCGTCGAAGCGCCGGTGAAGTTCGTCGAGAAGCGCGTCAAGGGCTTCATGTTCGACTGCCGCATGTGTGGCCAGTGCATTCTTTCGTCGACCGGCATGTCGTGCCCGATGAACTGCCCCAAGCAATTGCGCAACGGCCCATGCGGCGGCGTGCGCGCCAATGGCAATTGCGAGGTCGAGCCCGATATGCCCTGCGTCTGGGTCAAGGCCTGGGAAGGTTCGCAGAACATGGTCAACAACGACAAGATCCTGACTGTGCAGAAGCCGGTCGATCAATCGTTGCGCGAAACTTCGGCCTGGCTACGTGTCACCGCGCAGGCTGCCGCGGCGCGCGAAGCCGCCGACAGCGCCAAGTCCGGAGCCGCCGCATGA
- a CDS encoding GlxA family transcriptional regulator, with product MIAFATALDPLRSANRMLGYEAYRWRLASIDGKPVRASNGVECAVNTSLEEERKKMAGPDRPNMAIVCSGINVERYQNKSAFAWLREEYNRGVAVGGLCTGAHILASAGLLSNKRCAIHWENLPGFSEAFPKANVFADLFEIDQNIYTCAGGTAALDMMLKLIGDDFDESLVNRVCEQVLTDRVRSPTDRQRLPLRARLGVQNSKVLTIIELMEANLSEPLSLIEIADHVDLSRRQIERLFRTEMGRSPARYYLEIRLDRARHLLIQSSMPVVEVAVACGFVSASHFSKCYRELYARSPQQERVDRKQLLAA from the coding sequence ATGATCGCCTTTGCGACCGCGCTCGACCCGTTGCGCTCCGCCAACCGCATGCTCGGCTACGAGGCCTATCGCTGGCGCCTCGCCAGCATCGACGGCAAGCCGGTGCGCGCCTCGAACGGTGTGGAATGCGCGGTCAACACCTCGCTGGAGGAGGAACGCAAGAAGATGGCGGGGCCGGATCGTCCCAACATGGCCATCGTCTGCAGCGGCATCAATGTCGAGCGCTACCAGAACAAATCGGCCTTCGCCTGGCTGCGCGAAGAGTATAATCGCGGCGTTGCCGTCGGCGGCCTGTGCACCGGCGCGCATATCCTGGCCTCCGCCGGCCTGCTGTCCAACAAGCGCTGCGCCATCCATTGGGAGAACCTGCCGGGATTTTCCGAAGCGTTTCCCAAGGCCAATGTCTTTGCCGACCTCTTCGAGATCGACCAGAACATCTATACCTGCGCCGGCGGCACCGCTGCGCTCGACATGATGCTGAAGCTGATCGGCGACGATTTCGACGAGAGCCTCGTCAACCGCGTCTGCGAGCAGGTGCTGACCGACCGCGTGCGCAGCCCGACCGACCGCCAGCGCCTGCCGCTGCGCGCGCGTCTTGGCGTACAGAACTCGAAAGTGCTGACCATCATCGAACTGATGGAGGCGAACCTCTCCGAGCCGCTGTCGCTGATCGAGATCGCCGATCATGTCGACCTGTCGCGCCGCCAGATCGAGCGCCTTTTCCGCACTGAGATGGGACGCTCGCCTGCCCGCTACTATCTGGAAATCCGGCTCGACCGCGCCAGGCATCTCTTGATCCAGTCCTCGATGCCGGTGGTCGAGGTGGCGGTCGCCTGCGGCTTCGTCTCGGCCTCGCATTTCTCCAAATGCTACCGCGAGCTCTATGCCCGTTCGCCGCAGCAGGAGCGCGTCGACCGCAAGCAGTTGCTGGCGGCCTGA
- a CDS encoding ABC transporter substrate-binding protein, producing the protein MTRIAVLAATLTFAAGLSAPAMAATSLTIGISGWTGFAPLTLAKQAGLFEKHGLDVTLKKVPQASRPLAIASGDLQCAATTVETWLVWNASGVTTKQIFQLDKSYGADGIVVRNDIKTVADLKGKTVASSAPGTSPYFLLAWVLNKNGMSTKDVTVVNLEPDAAAQAFLAGQNDAAVTYEPFISAVRDKADQGHILATTLDYPMVLDTVGCTPEFLKANPDAAKALADSYFDALDLIKKDPQRSYEIMGADVKQSAKEFEDSAKYLKWADKAENKQFFTKEFPDFSKTAGALLLQMGLIKEAPDVTTLADTSAVAN; encoded by the coding sequence ATGACCAGGATCGCCGTTCTTGCCGCAACTCTGACATTTGCCGCCGGCTTGTCCGCGCCGGCCATGGCTGCCACGTCGCTGACCATAGGGATCAGCGGCTGGACCGGGTTCGCGCCGCTGACGCTTGCCAAGCAGGCAGGCCTCTTCGAAAAGCACGGTCTCGACGTGACCTTGAAGAAGGTGCCGCAGGCCAGCCGTCCGCTCGCCATCGCCAGCGGCGACCTGCAATGCGCCGCCACCACGGTCGAGACCTGGCTGGTGTGGAACGCCAGCGGGGTGACCACCAAGCAGATCTTCCAGCTCGACAAATCCTATGGCGCCGACGGCATCGTCGTACGCAACGACATCAAGACCGTCGCCGATCTCAAGGGCAAGACCGTGGCCTCGTCGGCACCGGGCACGTCGCCCTATTTCCTGCTCGCCTGGGTGCTGAACAAGAATGGCATGTCGACCAAGGACGTGACGGTCGTCAATCTGGAGCCGGACGCGGCGGCCCAAGCCTTCCTTGCCGGCCAGAACGACGCGGCGGTCACCTATGAGCCGTTCATCTCGGCCGTGCGCGACAAGGCCGACCAGGGCCATATCCTGGCGACCACGCTCGACTATCCGATGGTTCTCGATACGGTCGGCTGCACGCCCGAATTCCTCAAGGCCAATCCCGATGCCGCCAAGGCGCTCGCCGACAGCTATTTCGATGCGCTCGACCTGATCAAGAAGGATCCGCAGAGATCCTACGAGATCATGGGCGCCGACGTGAAGCAGTCGGCCAAGGAATTCGAGGATTCGGCAAAATACCTGAAATGGGCGGACAAGGCGGAGAACAAGCAGTTCTTCACCAAGGAATTCCCGGACTTTTCCAAGACCGCAGGCGCGCTTTTGCTGCAGATGGGACTGATCAAGGAAGCGCCCGACGTCACTACGCTTGCAGACACCAGCGCGGTGGCGAACTGA
- a CDS encoding ABC transporter permease, with amino-acid sequence MRPLHPVSPGIRTVLGISFFVLFVVFWAWITLGGHVNRIFLADPLSMLRDGWRLLVEDRFWLDILITIWRVFGGFVLASVVAVPLGIAMGAWKPVEAFLEPFVSFARYLPASAFIPLLILWAGIGELEKLLVIFVGSVFQIILIIAVKVGSTRRDLVEAAYTLGSTNNSIVKRVIMPANAPEIAETLRLVLGWAWTYVIVAELIGSSSGIGYMIINSQSRLATGQIIFGIIVIGLIGLLSDFAFKAFNRWLFPWSLA; translated from the coding sequence ATGCGCCCCTTGCATCCGGTCTCGCCGGGCATTCGAACCGTGCTCGGCATTTCCTTCTTCGTGCTGTTCGTGGTCTTCTGGGCCTGGATCACACTTGGCGGCCACGTCAACCGCATCTTCCTCGCCGACCCGCTGTCGATGCTCAGGGACGGATGGCGCCTGCTGGTCGAGGACCGTTTCTGGCTCGACATATTGATCACCATCTGGCGGGTTTTCGGCGGCTTCGTGCTGGCCTCGGTCGTCGCCGTGCCGCTCGGCATCGCCATGGGCGCCTGGAAGCCGGTGGAAGCATTCCTGGAGCCCTTCGTCTCTTTTGCCCGCTACCTGCCGGCCTCGGCCTTCATTCCATTGCTCATCCTCTGGGCCGGCATTGGCGAACTGGAGAAGCTGCTGGTCATCTTCGTCGGCTCGGTGTTCCAGATCATCCTGATCATCGCCGTCAAGGTCGGGTCGACGCGGCGCGATCTGGTCGAGGCCGCCTATACGCTGGGCTCGACCAACAACAGCATCGTCAAGCGGGTGATCATGCCGGCCAATGCGCCTGAAATCGCCGAGACGCTGCGGCTTGTGCTCGGCTGGGCGTGGACCTATGTCATCGTCGCCGAACTGATCGGCTCGTCCTCTGGCATCGGCTACATGATCATCAACAGCCAGTCGCGGCTGGCGACCGGACAGATCATTTTCGGCATCATCGTCATCGGTCTGATCGGCCTGTTGTCCGATTTCGCCTTCAAGGCGTTCAACCGCTGGCTCTTTCCGTGGAGCCTGGCGTGA
- a CDS encoding virulence factor: MADLIVVYWRDIPAQVIVKKGRQNAKRELPLRFTEAIDMCAMRTGAGGTDDYLAEWRKADPVPVGDDLEAEVEKAFHELDAKYDRERLVALVKAGGKENV; the protein is encoded by the coding sequence ATGGCCGATCTTATCGTCGTCTACTGGCGCGACATCCCTGCCCAGGTCATCGTCAAGAAGGGCCGGCAGAACGCCAAGCGCGAACTGCCGCTGCGTTTCACCGAGGCGATCGACATGTGCGCCATGCGCACCGGCGCCGGCGGCACCGACGACTATCTCGCCGAATGGCGCAAGGCCGATCCGGTCCCGGTCGGCGACGATCTCGAAGCCGAGGTCGAAAAGGCCTTTCACGAGCTTGATGCGAAATATGACCGCGAGCGGCTGGTCGCTCTGGTCAAGGCGGGTGGCAAAGAAAATGTCTGA
- a CDS encoding alpha/beta hydrolase, giving the protein MPSLKSHFVSFVLRYSRKKAFSSPENLRRWIAAARKTEDHRPPASLHQRFNIEAHMVDGFPVYEIAPRAGERKRILYLHGGAYVFEITPYHWHLIADMADRLGYAVTVPIYPIAPEHDFHAMFGMVGDVYRRMLDETEPDDIIFMGDSAGGNMAVVLTMMAAEERLALPSRHVLISPGLDMSLANPEVFEAEGKDPWLGIAGGLEAIRMYSAGIDRTDWHISPLYGDLSVLPKTLLLTGSRDMLSPDNLIFAKKARAAGVEVDVIYEEGMFHVWPLIDMPESRRARQRMAAFLSSEKPADQGKSEAISWSVKASSSDPFKTGLASM; this is encoded by the coding sequence ATGCCAAGTTTGAAAAGCCATTTCGTTTCCTTCGTGCTCAGGTACAGCCGCAAGAAGGCGTTTTCCAGCCCTGAAAACCTGCGGCGCTGGATTGCTGCCGCGCGCAAGACGGAGGATCATCGACCGCCAGCCTCGTTGCACCAGCGTTTCAACATAGAGGCGCACATGGTCGACGGATTCCCGGTCTACGAGATCGCCCCCAGGGCCGGCGAGCGCAAACGGATTCTCTACCTGCACGGCGGCGCCTATGTCTTTGAAATCACGCCCTACCATTGGCATTTGATTGCCGACATGGCCGACCGGCTGGGCTACGCCGTCACCGTGCCCATCTACCCCATCGCTCCCGAGCATGACTTCCACGCCATGTTCGGCATGGTCGGCGATGTCTATCGCCGCATGCTCGACGAAACGGAGCCGGACGACATTATCTTCATGGGCGATTCAGCCGGCGGCAACATGGCCGTGGTGCTGACCATGATGGCCGCCGAGGAACGATTGGCTCTGCCGTCGCGCCATGTGCTGATCTCGCCTGGTCTCGACATGTCGCTCGCCAATCCCGAAGTGTTCGAGGCCGAGGGCAAGGATCCCTGGCTCGGCATCGCCGGCGGCCTGGAGGCGATCCGGATGTACAGTGCCGGGATCGACCGCACCGACTGGCATATCAGCCCGCTCTACGGCGATCTCTCTGTGCTACCGAAGACACTCCTTTTGACCGGTTCGCGCGACATGCTCAGTCCCGACAATTTGATCTTCGCCAAGAAGGCGCGAGCCGCGGGCGTCGAGGTCGATGTCATCTACGAGGAAGGCATGTTCCACGTCTGGCCATTGATCGACATGCCGGAATCGCGGCGGGCCCGCCAACGCATGGCCGCGTTTCTGAGCAGCGAAAAACCCGCGGATCAGGGCAAAAGCGAGGCGATCAGCTGGTCGGTCAAGGCTTCGTCAAGCGATCCATTCAAGACCGGCTTGGCGAGCATGTAG